In a genomic window of Quercus lobata isolate SW786 chromosome 4, ValleyOak3.0 Primary Assembly, whole genome shotgun sequence:
- the LOC115985657 gene encoding disease resistance-like protein DSC1 — MALANHEMKFKNNMDKVQRWRDALRKVANASGWHYKKGCSTYKSESHFIQNIVEEISIAILNWTPLYVAEYPVGINSRAEAIESLLDIGLDEFCMVGIHGLPGVGKTTIAKAVYNKISKQFDGSSFLMNVRENLGTYAGIITLLEQLLNDILVDENWRVGNKFRGISLIENRLRCKKVFLILDDVDDSTRIENLLGKCNWFAPGSRVILTLRDRCLLAALKEKLCTTYKVKEFEVEQLNEHEALQLFKGHAFSGNKLYDEDYSKLATKFIDFANGLPLALEIIARDLCGKAKDEWESALDIYNKIPNEDIQKILRVSYDGLHEAEKNIFLDIACFFKGWNKDYVVKILDACGLCPGFGIPRLVNKCLITIDEFGRLSMHDLIQQMGKEVVRQEALDILRKRSRLCCYKDSLKVLTTDKGSKHIRGIMLHSPQQVKVQLHTEAFRKMENLKFLIVENVHICKPLEFLPNNLILLKWPHYPFHWPLEYFPEQLVAIEMPHSRIKLPKLIKQECRLENMKDVNFQDCEFIRILPKLWAPNLENLNLSKCKNLAKMAH; from the exons ATGGCACTGGCTAACCATGAAATGAAGTTCAAGAATAACATGGATAAGGTGCAGAGGTGGAGGGATGCTCTAAGAAAAGTAGCTAATGCATCTGGATGGCATTACAAGAAAGG TTGCTCTACATATAAATCTGAATCTCACTTCATTCAAAACATTGTTGAAGAGATATCAATTGCTATATTAAATTGGACGCCGTTATATGTTGCTGAATACCCTGTTGGAATAAATTCTCGTGCAGAGGCCATAGAGTCACTTTTAGATATTGGGTTAGATGAATTTTGCATGGTAGGGATTCATGGCCTTCCCGGAGTAGGAAAGACTACAATTGCAAAAGCTGTTTATAATAAAATCTCTAAACAATTTGATGGAAGCAGCTTTTTAATGAATGTCAGAGAAAATTTGGGGACATATGCTGGCATAATCACACTACTAGAGCAACTTCTTAATGACATCTTAGTGGATGAAAATTGGAGAGTGGGCAACAAATTTAGAGGAATCAGTTTAATAGAAAATAGACTTCGCTgtaaaaaggtttttttaattcttgatgaTGTCGATGATTCGACAAGAATAGAGAATTTGCTTGGAAAATGTAATTGGTTTGCTCCCGGAAGTAGAGTCATTTTAACATTAAGAGATAGATGCTTGTTAGCTGCCCTTAAAGAAAAACTTTGTACAACTTACAAGGTCAAGGAATTCGAGGTCGAGCAATTAAACGAACATGAAGCTCTTCAACTCTTCAAAGGCCATGCCTTTTCGGGAAACAAACTTTATGATGAAGATTATTCTAAACTTGCAACTAAATTCATAGATTTTGCCAATGGCCTTCCACTAGCTCTAGAAATAATAGCTCGTGATTTGTGTGGAAAAGCTAAAGATGAATGGGAAAGTGCATTAGATATTTATAACAAAATCCCTAATGAAGACATTCAAAAAATACTTAGAGTAAGTTACGATGGATTGCATGAAGccgagaaaaatatttttctcgatattgcatgtttcttcaaAGGATGGAACAAAGATTATGTTGTAAAGATATTAGATGCTTGTGGATTATGTCCTGGCTTTGGTATTCCGAGACTTGTTAATAAATGTCTCATAACTATTGACGAATTTGGTAGATTGTCAATGCATGACTTGATTCAACAAATGGGCAAGGAAGTTGTTCGACAAGAAGCACTAGACATTCTCAGAAAACGTAGCAGGTTATGTTGTTATAAGGATTCACTTAAAGTACTAACTACAGATAAG GGTTCAAAACACATTCGAGGCATAATGTTGCATTCGCCTCAACAAGTAAAGGTGCAACTACACACTGAAGCTTTCAGAAAGATggaaaatctcaaatttctaaTAGTTGAGAATGTACATATATGTAAACCACTTGAATTTCTTCCCAACAATTTAATACTTCTTAAGTGGCCCCATTATCCTTTTCACTGGCCATTAGAATATTTTCCTGAACAACTTGTTGCCATTGAGATGCCACACAGTCGCATCAAATTGCCAAAGCTAATCAAGCAG GAGTGCCGCTTAGAAAATATGAAAGACGTCAATTTTCAAGATTGtgaatttattaggattttacCTAAATTATGGGCCCCAAATTTAGAGAATTTGAACCTCTCTAAGTGTAAAAatttggccaaaatggcccattag
- the LOC115984011 gene encoding probable WRKY transcription factor 19, giving the protein MNLNLRYCEKLVKLPKLWAPNLWDLDLSDCVNLVEIDECFGYLEKLCGWKLSGCIKLQFLPSQLRLKSLFSFFLTGCSRLEKLPDFHEEMECLVGLDLSGSGIREVPSSIEHLTKLDRLILHNCKNLRDLPDSICKLQQLRELRTSTTKLRPTCNSFDSSSEGYEDIIELDLLTKPDYFPALAVLELFETNIVTIPKSISRFPNLRSLSITNCKLLREIQGLPEWVTVNNSQSASGLLNQVIQIIGISPNSVCGSARSTNYFPSESEDGDISMDRQFSNHSPSETEGVEYENQFSKRTIIFGETEMPKWFNHQSVENSIFFWVGRKFPKLAVGIVLGQQGFDGSVYIRF; this is encoded by the exons atgaatttgaaCCTCCGTTATTGtgaaaaattagttaaattaccTAAATTATGGGCCCCAAATTTATGGGATTTGGACCTCTCTGATTGTGTAAATTTAGTTGAGATTGATGAATGCTTTGGATATCTTGAAAAGCTTTGTGGATGGAAACTCAGTGGTTGCATAAAACTTCAGTTTCTTCCAAGCCAACTCAGGTTgaaatctcttttttctttttttcttactGGCTGCTCAAGGCTTGAGAAGCTCCCCGATTTTCATGAAGAAATGGAATGTTTAGTGGGTTTAGATTTAAGTGGGAGTGGTATTAGAGAGGTGCCTTCATCAATCGAGCATCTCACTAAGCTTGATAGATTAATCCTTCATAATTGCAAAAACCTTCGGGATCTTCCAGATAGCATTTGTAAATTGCAACAGCTTCGGGAATTGCGGACTTCTACTACCAAATTGAGACCGACGTGCAATTCTTTCGATAGCTCTTCCGAGGGCTATGAAGACATAATTGAATTAGATCTTTTGACGAAGCCTGATTACTTCCCCGCATTGGCAGTATTAGAATTATTTGAAACCAATATTGTTACCATCCCTAAAAGCATTAGCAGATTTCCCAACTTAAGATCCCTTTCTATTACGAATTGCAAGCTTCTACGTGAAATTCAAGGACTTCCAGAATGGGTAACTGTGAACAATTCTCAATCAGCAAGCGGGCTATTGAAtcag GTAATACAAATTATTGGGATTTCACCAAATAGCGTATGTGGTAGTGCAAGAAGCACCAATTACTTCCCATCTGAATCTGAAGATGGGGACATATCAATGGATCGGCAGTTCTCCAATCATTCCCCATCTGAAACTGAGGGCGTTGAATATGAAAATCAGTTCTCCAAGCGTACTATTATTTTTGGGGAAACTGAGATGCCAAAATGGTTTAATCATCAAAGTGTTGAAAATTCCATATTTTTCTGGGTTGGTCGCAAATTTCCAAAATTGGCTGTCGGTATTGTTCTTGGACAACAGGGCTTTGATGGCTCTGTTTACATTAGGTTTTAA
- the LOC115985660 gene encoding uncharacterized ATP-dependent helicase C29A10.10c-like — protein MVKSKILDGPNVKERRQERSFLQGNMFGSYSFINVAHGKEEFNNSHILKNMVEVAVASEIVASLFKAKESICTNKKVKVGIISPYKAQVFAIGKKVKNYSADSNDDFSVSVRSVDGFQGGEEDVITVSNGVVGFLKNHQRANVALIHAR, from the exons ATGGTTAAAAGCAAG ATTTTGGATGGCCCCAATGTCAAAGAAAGAAGGCAGGAAAGGAGTTTCCTTCAGGGAAATATGTTCGGCTCCTACTCTTTCATTAATGTAGCACATGGAAAAGAGGAATTCAATAACAGCCACATTCTCAAAAATATGGTTGAGGTTGCTGTGGCGTCTGAGATAGTTGCAAGCCTTTTCAAAG CTAAAGAATCTATTTGCACAAATAAGAAAGTTAAAGTTGGTATCATCTCACCATACAAGGCACAAGTCTTTGCAATTGGAAAGAAGGTGAAAAACTACAGTGCTGATTCTAATGATGACTTCTCAGTTAGTGTTCGCTCTGTTGATGGGTTCCAAGGTGGTGAGGAGGATGTGATAACTGTCTCTAATGGAGTAGTTGGTTTTCTTAAAAATCATCAAAGAGCAAATGTGGCACTAATCCATGCAAGGTAA
- the LOC115984010 gene encoding disease resistance protein RPP2B-like yields the protein MHDLIQQMGKEVVRQQAPNILRKRSRLCFYKDSLKVLTTNKGSKNIRGIMLHSRQQLEVQLHTEAFRRMENLKFLIVENVHIHKPLEFLPKNLILLKWPQYPFHWPSEYFAKQLVAVEMPHSCIRLPRLFMQCRLENLTDIDLQGCKFITILPKLWVPNLENLNLSYCENLVEIDECFGYLEKLRIWYLNGCIKLQFLPSQLRLKSLYSFYLTGCSRLEKLPHFHQEMECLKGLYLSGSGIREVPSSIEHLTKLNTLILHNCKNLRDLPDSIYKLRRLRELWTSTTKLRPMCNSFDSSSEGYELYLLTMPNYFPALEILSLSSNNIVTIPESISRFPKLKYLSITNCKLLHEIQGLPQSIREVHANNCMLLDTQSASRLLNQVIEMTGILPNRVCGSARSTNYFPSETEDGDISMDRQFSNYFPSETEGVEYEDRDVYRIMIFWGTKMPEWFNHQSVENSIFFWAGRKFPKLVVCVVLGREGFYGSVDISINSYKKREYEHIRHSGNNCNLHLFSPPQRSLQEHLNESNPTDQNHVKVSYRIHYQNLVDVTYRNANGIKRWGGST from the exons ATGCATGACTTGATACAACAAATGGGTAAGGAAGTTGTTCGACAACAAGCACCAAATATTCTCAGAAAACGTAGCAGGTTATGTTTTTATAAGGATTCACTTAAAGTACTAACTACAAATAAG GGATCAAAAAACATTCGAGGCATAATGTTGCATTCACGTCAACAATTAGAGGTGCAACTACACACTGAAGCTTTCAGAAGGATggaaaatctcaaatttctaaTAGTTGAGAATGTACATATTCATAAACCACTTGAATTTCTTCCCAAAAATTTAATACTTCTTAAGTGGCCCCAATATCCTTTTCACTGGCCATCAGAATATTTTGCTAAACAACTTGTTGCTGTTGAGATGCCACATAGTTGCATTAGATTGCCAAGGCTATTCATGCAG TGCCGGTTAGAAAATTTGACAGACATCGATCTTCAAGGTTGTAAATTTATTACGATTTTACCTAAATTATGGGTCCCAAATTTAGAGAATTTGAACCTCTCTTATTGTGAAAACTTAGTTGAGATTGATGAATGCTTTGGATATCTTGAAAAGCTTAGAATATGGTATCTCAATGGTTGCATAAAACTTCAGTTTCTTCCAAGCCAACTCAGGTTGAAatctctttattctttttatctTACTGGCTGCTCAAGGCTTGAGAAGCTCCCTCATTTTCATCAAGAAATGGAATGTTTAAAGGGTTTATATTTAAGTGGGAGTGGTATTAGAGAGGTGCCTTCATCAATCGAGCATCTCACTAAGCTTAATACATTAATCCTTCATAATTGCAAAAACCTTCGGGATCTTCCAGATAGCATTTATAAATTGCGAAGGCTTCGGGAATTGTGGACTTCTACTACCAAATTGAGACCGATGTGCAATTCTTTTGATAGCTCTTCCGAGGGCTATGAATTATATCTTTTAACGATGCCTAACTACTTCCCTGCATTGGAAATTTTAAGTCTATCTTCAAACAATATTGTTACCATCCCTGAAAGCATTAGCAGATTtcccaaattaaaatacctTTCTATTACGAATTGCAAGCTTCTTCATGAAATTCAAGGACTTCCCCAATCGATAAGAGAGGTTCATGCGAACAATTGCATGTTGTTGGATACCCAATCAGCAAGCAGGCTATTGAAtcag GTAATAGAAATGACTGGGATTTTACCAAATAGAGTATGTGGCAGTGCAAGAAGCACCAATTACTTCCCATCTGAAACTGAAGATGGAGACATATCAATGGATCGGCAGTTCTCCAATTATTTCCCATCTGAAACTGAGGGCGTTGAATATGAAGATCGGGACGTTTATCGAATTATGATTTTTTGGGGAACTAAGATGCCAGAATGGTTTAATCATCAAAGTGTTGAAAATTCCATATTTTTCTGGGCTGGTCGCAAATTTCCAAAATTGGTTGTCTGTGTTGTTCTTGGACGAGAGGGCTTTTATGGCTCTGTTGACATTTCCATCAATAGTTATAAAAAACGTGAATATGAGCATATTAGACACTCTGGAAATAATTGTAATCTACATTTATTTTCTCCACCTCAACGGTCTCTACAGGAGCATTTGAATGAATCAAATCCAACTGACCAGAATCATGTTAAGGTTTCATATAGAATCCATTACCAGAATCTTGTTGATGTTACATATAGAAACGCGAATGGTATAAAAAGGTGGGGGGGGTCCACGTAG
- the LOC115985661 gene encoding TMV resistance protein N-like, with protein sequence MAFLNNKGASFSFPSTRQWNYDVFLSFRGEDTREGFTSHLYKALCDKGFYTFIDDKPWREEEISEELIQAIKNSSILVIVFSENYAESIWCLDELAEIVDCSEKDHEVQICPIFYNVDPSEIQNQKGNFGIALANHEMKFENNKDKVQRWKDALSKAAKVSGWHYMKGYVSNR encoded by the coding sequence ATGGCTTTCCTGAACAATAAAGGagcctctttttcttttccttccacTCGCCAATGGAATTATGATGTCTTCTTGAGCTTTAGAGGTGAAGATACTCGTGAAGGTTTTACCAGTCATTTATATAAGGCTTTGTGTGACAAAGGCTTTTACACCTTCATCGATGATAAACCTTGGAGGGAAGAAGAAATTTCGGAAGAACTTATCCAAGCCATAAAAAATTCATCGATTTTGGTTATTGTCTTCTCTGAAAACTATGCAGAGTCCATATGGTGCTTGGATGAACTTGCTGAGATTGTTGATTGTAGTGAAAAGGATCATGAGGTTCAAATTTGTCCAATTTTTTACAATGTTGATCCATCagaaatacaaaatcaaaaggGTAACTTTGGAATAGCACTGgctaatcatgaaatgaagtTCGAGAATAATAAGGACAAGGTGCAGAGGTGGAAGGATGCTCTAAGCAAAGCCGCTAAAGTATCTGGATGGCATTACATGAAAGGGTATGTATCTAATAGATGA